The Porphyrobacter sp. HT-58-2 genome has a window encoding:
- a CDS encoding sensor histidine kinase, with translation MQGRLGRWYLAAIGLTAVALLAGLAMLGLDRAMRVNALAETRAAATSRAEILAAGLESELNKFTLVPRVLAGDPEVAKLLAGENAVRAVLNRRLAVLAQQTNAAAIYLMDAKGMTLASSNWDRPDSFIGSDYGFRDYFRGALRNGTATEFALGTVSRRPGLYLAERVGPQQRPLGVVAVKVEFDSLERKWSDAEDGVFVTDVEGIVLLASNPDWRFRASAGDAKQAQARDPARDAMRFGVRDIAPFEVPARGEAASPVRMIEKIQPIAPTGWELHLLADPSQRLSVALANGRLAGVTVLALLILAGAGAWVLRRQRQARAAAEVAAQTATLREQLQQANRLATLGQITAGLGHEIRQPLAAMQVYAESGERLLAAARHAEAAENFGKIAGLASRIGEITAEQLQFSRRSSEEPRDVTLAEVIDGSLLLLRDQLRHKDLTLERPAPDAAATTVRARHVQLEQVLVNLLQNAAQACNHGGSIALAITAANGTVRLCVTDSGPGVAPWLRDTLFQPFVTSKSDGIGLGLAIARDIMRQLGGDLVHEDTPTGARFVMVMPAT, from the coding sequence ATGCAAGGCAGGCTCGGACGGTGGTATCTGGCGGCAATAGGGCTGACGGCAGTCGCTTTGCTGGCGGGCCTGGCCATGCTCGGGCTTGATCGGGCCATGCGGGTGAATGCGCTGGCTGAAACACGCGCTGCCGCCACCAGCCGGGCCGAAATTCTGGCTGCGGGCCTTGAAAGCGAGCTCAACAAGTTCACGCTCGTACCGCGCGTGCTGGCGGGCGATCCCGAGGTGGCGAAGCTGCTCGCCGGGGAAAACGCAGTGCGCGCTGTGCTCAACCGTCGTCTCGCCGTCCTCGCGCAGCAGACCAATGCAGCAGCGATCTATCTGATGGACGCCAAAGGCATGACGCTGGCGTCGAGCAATTGGGACCGGCCAGACAGCTTCATCGGATCGGATTACGGCTTTCGCGACTACTTCCGCGGGGCGCTGCGCAATGGCACGGCCACCGAATTCGCCCTCGGCACGGTCAGCCGCAGGCCCGGGCTGTATCTTGCAGAACGGGTAGGGCCGCAGCAACGACCTCTCGGGGTTGTGGCAGTCAAGGTCGAATTCGACAGTCTCGAGCGCAAGTGGAGCGACGCCGAGGATGGGGTCTTCGTGACCGATGTTGAGGGGATCGTGCTGCTGGCGAGCAATCCCGATTGGCGTTTCCGCGCCTCGGCAGGTGACGCGAAACAGGCACAAGCGCGCGATCCTGCGCGCGATGCGATGCGCTTCGGGGTCCGGGACATCGCACCTTTCGAGGTGCCGGCCCGTGGTGAGGCCGCTTCGCCAGTGCGGATGATAGAAAAGATCCAGCCGATTGCACCAACTGGATGGGAGCTGCACCTGCTTGCCGACCCCTCTCAGCGGTTGTCGGTTGCGCTTGCCAATGGCCGACTGGCTGGCGTGACCGTTCTGGCATTGCTCATACTTGCGGGAGCGGGCGCGTGGGTACTGCGCCGCCAGCGACAGGCACGCGCTGCCGCCGAAGTCGCCGCGCAGACAGCCACCTTGCGCGAACAGCTGCAACAGGCCAACCGGCTCGCCACCCTGGGCCAGATCACTGCAGGGCTTGGCCATGAAATCCGCCAGCCGCTTGCCGCCATGCAGGTGTATGCCGAAAGCGGTGAACGCCTGCTGGCTGCCGCGCGCCACGCCGAAGCGGCGGAAAACTTCGGCAAGATCGCAGGTCTCGCCAGTCGCATTGGCGAGATTACCGCCGAACAGCTCCAGTTCAGCCGCCGCTCCTCCGAAGAACCGCGCGACGTGACCCTTGCCGAGGTGATCGACGGCTCGTTGCTGCTGCTGCGCGACCAGTTGCGGCACAAGGACCTGACGCTTGAACGCCCTGCCCCCGACGCGGCAGCCACCACCGTGCGCGCGCGGCATGTCCAGCTTGAACAGGTGCTCGTCAATCTGCTCCAGAATGCGGCACAGGCCTGCAACCATGGTGGCAGCATTGCGCTTGCCATTACAGCGGCGAATGGCACCGTTCGCCTCTGCGTGACCGATAGCGGGCCGGGGGTCGCGCCTTGGCTGCGCGACACTCTGTTCCAGCCCTTCGTGACATCGAAGTCCGATGGAATTGGCCTTGGTCTGGCGATCGCCCGCGACATCATGCGCCAGCTTGGCGGGGATCTTGTCCATGAAGACACGCCAACAGGAGCCCGCTTTGTCATGGTGATGCCTGCGACATGA